The DNA sequence ATTTAGTTTCAAGGAAGATGTTCGGGAAAGGGTTAGAAAAGAATTTGGTTTTAATGATGATGAAATTGTAATAGGAGTTGTGAGTCGCTTTAGCCCAGGGAAAGGGCACGAGGAATTGTTTAAGGCGTTTAAAATTTTAGCAGGTGAATTTGAAAATGTTAGATTGTTGATTATAGGCGAACCAACCGTTGGCGAGCTTGACTACTTTAAAAAATTACGCAAACTTCAGGATGAACTCGGGATTGGTGATAAGACGATATGGGCTGGTTTCAGAAGAGATGTTTATGATGTTTTGTGCGGTGTAGATATTTTCGTTGCTCCATCTCACGCAGAAGCGTTTGGGCTTTCACTTGTTGAAGCGATGTCAACCCAATTACCCGTTGTCGCAACGAGAAACGCAGGATTTCTTGATATAATCTCAGATGGTGAAAATGGTTTGTTCTTTGAGAAAGGAGATTATAATGATCTCGCAGAGAAGATAAAACTTCTGATGGAAAATAAAGAATTGGCAAAACGGCTTGGAAAGAAGGCAAGGGAAACAGTATGTGAAAAGTTTAGCTTTGAAAGGTATATTGGCGAAATTGAAAGTTTATATTTTGAGCTAAAACAAACGGAGGTGAGGAATGTTCAACATAGCAAATCCTGAAGATATAAAAGCGGGCAAAGTTACGGATATATATTTTGAAAGGGCGATAAATGTCCTTAGGGCGAAGGGAATAAATAAATATGTCAAGGTTGAATTTGTTGTTAAAAAATTTCCTGGAAATTATCAATGGGGAGTTTTTGCCGGGCTGGATGAGGTTCTCACACTTCTTGAGGGATTGCCTGTAACAGTTAAAGCAATGCCGGAGGGGACTGTTTTCAGAGCTAATGAGCCAGTGATGACAATTGAAGGGATGTATCTTGATTTCGCAGTTTATGAAACGGCAATTCTTGGTTTGATCTGCCAAGCATCTGGGATAGCGACGAAATCCGCAAGGTGTAAGCTTGCAGCTGGGGATAAAATTGTGGTTCATTTTGGTGCGAGGCGAATGCACCCAGCTATAACGCCGATGATTGATAGAAGCTCGTATATTGGTGGCTGTGATGGAGTTGCAACACCAATAGGGGCGGAGCTTCTTGGAATCCAAGCAAGCGGGACAATGCCACATGCGTTAATTTTACTTTTTGGGGATACGCTTGAAGCTGTGAAGGCTTTTGATGAGATAATTGACCCCAAAGTTCCAAGAATTGCATTGATTGATACATTTGCAGATGAAAAATTTGAGGCGGTTCGCATCGCTGAAGCTCTTGGAAACAAACTTTACGGAGTGAGACTTGACACCCCAAGTTCAAGGCGTGGGAATTTTCTTGCGATCTTAAAAGAGGTGAGATGGGAGCTTGATATTCGTGGTTTTGAAAATGTTAAAATTTTTGTGAGTGGTGGAATTGATGAAGAAATTATAAAACAACTAAATGAAGTTGTTGATGCTTATGGGGTCGGGACAACTATAAGTAGCGCTCCCGTGCTTGACTTCGCAATGGATATAGTTGAGATTGAAGGTAGACCAATTGCAAAGCGTGGAAAGTTATCCGGGGAGAAGCAGGTTTATGTGAATGAGAAAACCGGTGAGAGAATTGTTTTACCAGCAAATAAAAAATTTAACGATGAAGAATTTAAACCACTTCTTGAGAAAGTAATTGAGAACGGGAAGATCCTAAAACCGCCCAAGAAACCTTCGGAGATAAGGGAATATGTTTTAAGGCAAATTAAAAACTTAACACTTTAAAAATGAAGAAAATACTCTTGGTTTTAATCGTAATACTACAAACCTTAACTTTTCCACAGGATCAGAAAGCTCAAAGGATAGGGCAGGCGGAATTTTTCATCGCAAATGGAGAAATTGAGAAAGCCATAAAAATTTATAATGAACTTTTTAACAGTGAACCAAACGATTTTAAAATCGCAAAGCGACTTGCTGAGCTTTACCTGTGGACTGAGAATGTCCCCGGTGCCATCAATGTTTATGAAACACTTTTAAAAAATGGCGTCTCTGATCATGAAACTTTGACCAAACTTGCCCAGTGGTATCTGTGGGATGGAAGACAAACCGATGCTATATCTATTTATGAAAGACTTGTTCAAATGTATCCAGATAGCATTAGTTTCTATAAAACACTTGCGAAACTTTATATTTGGAACAACAGAGCAACCGATGCAGTTACGATCTATGAAAAAATTATTGAGCGTGACCCATACGACTATGAAACGATGGCTCAGCTTGCTCAGCAATATGTCTGGCACGAGCAGCAATTGAAAGCGATACCACTTTATAGAAAACTTGTTAACATATTTCCAGATAGTTCAAATTATCACTGGTTGCTCTGTCAGCTTTTGGTGTGGAATAATAAAAATGATGAAGCAAGAACGGAGATTAAAAGATTTTTGAGGAAATTTTCAAATCATAAAGAAGCGCTTGAGCTTGCCATACATCTGCACTATTATTCTGGTGAATGGGATGAAGCCAAAAATTACGCTGAAAGATTGCTTGAAGTTGAGCCAGAAAATCAAATCGCAAGAAAAATAATCGCAGAAATAAAAGAAAATTATTCAAGTTATGTCATCGGGGAAATGAAATGGTTTAGGGACACAAATAAGCTCAGGAAGATAACATATCCTTTTGAATCTAAAATTTTTATTAACAGATTTTGGGAGATAAGTTTAAATCTGGAAAAGGTTGAAATTTTTGATGGCAGAATTGAAGAGATAAGCAATGGTTATGGTGGCATATTCCAAACCAGATATAATTTGAAACGTGGGAATTATTTTGAGATCGGCGTTGGAATGTTTAGATACCCGCAGGGAAGTTTTCCAGTGTGGAAATTCACACTCAATTTAAATCTCTTTGATAGAATTTATCCGCAGTTTTCATATAGAAGAGGCGAAAACAGAGAGGGAGTTAGGGCGATAAGTGAGAAAATAACAATTGATAATTTCACGCTGACGGTTTATAATCAAATCTTTAGTTTACTTGGCTTTAGTTTGCTATTTGACTATGGAATTTATTCTGACGGAAATATAAAAAGAACATTTGGAAGTTATTTTAATTTTACCATCTCAAGAAAAAATCCGAAAATTTTGCTTGTTGGTTTTTATGCTTTTGAGGATTTTGACTCGGTTTATGTAAATTCTCTCCCATATTGGACTCCAAATAATCTTTCCACATACTGGGGCGAGATAAACATTGAGCAAGATATTTTGGCTGGCTTTATGTTGGGCGTTGCTGGTGCAGTTGCGAAAAACCCAAAATATCCAACATCTTTGAACTACAGAGTTTATGGGAAATTTATCTTGGGTCGGTTTGAATTTTATAGCCAGTATGAAAAATATGGTTCAGCGGTGTATAATTATCGGTTCTTTAGGGTTTATGCGAAATTCAGGATTTAATTTAGGGCACGATGAAGCAAAATTTATTTGATGCTGTGAAGATCTAAAATCGGTTTTATGTTGATTTGATGTTAGACCGATAATTCAGGACGATTCCATTTTTATGGAATTTTTTCTATGTTTCGTTGAATTAAACTTTTTAAAGAGAAGAATTGCCACCAGTATTAATGTTCCAAGCGGAAGAAGCAGTATGAGAAGATATTTCCAATTTATTTTTCCGTTAGAGCGCTGTTTTTGTTCTTCGTCCACGATGAAGTCTTCAAGATATTCAGACAGATATTTGGGTTCGCTCATAATTTGGTTATAATGTGAAATTTCTTTTTATTTCTGGCTTAATTTAGCAAAAGTTTGTGGATTTTTAAAGTGATGCGGGTCAAAGTTTTGATTTTTGAGGTAAGGTTTTTTAAATTTAACACAAGTTAACAACAAAATTAGGAAACGAGATGTTGGTAAAGATTTCCCCCACTGAAGTTCACACCAGGCTTTCAAAGCACATACTTGTGGATGGATTTGAAATGGTTCTTGACCTTAAAAACAGTCAGGGTAGGCGTCTTGTTGACGCAAAAACTGGGAGGGCTTATCTTGATTTGTTTTCTTTTTTTGCTTCTTCTGCACTTGGAATGAATCACCCGAAATTACTTGAAAAAGATTTCCTTGAGAAGCTCACACTTGTTGCGATTAATAAGCCAACTTTATCTGACATTTATCCTGCTGAATATGCTGAATTTGTTGAGACATTTTTTAATCTTGCTGTTCCAGATTATTTTAAGTATGCATTTTTCATTGAAGGCGGTGCCCCAGCCGTTGAAAACGCCTTGAAAGTTGCGTTTGATTGGAAGATGCAAAAGAATCTTGAAAGGGGATTTTACAAATCGGTTGAAGATGAATCAAAAATGGTTGTTATACATTTCCGTCAAGCATTTCATGGTCGCCTTGGTTATACGCTTTCTCTTACCAACACAGATCCGATAAAGCATAAGTATTTTCCAAAATTCAAATGGCCAAGGATACATAATCCTGCGATCAAATTTCCATTGACTGAAGAAAATTTGAAAAAAGTTCAAGAAGAGGAGCGGGTTGCTTTAAATCAAATTAAAGATGCGATAAAAGAATATGGACACAACATTGCAGCGCTTATAATTGAGCCAATTCAAGCGGAGGGTGGAGATAACCACTTTAGAAAAGAGTTTCTCGTTGCTTTGCGTGAGATATGTGATGAAAATGAGATCATGTATATCATGGATGAGGTTCAAACCGGTGTTGGTTTAACTGGGAAGATGTGGGGGCATGAACATTTTGTCAAGCCAGATATAATTTCATTTGGGAAGAAAACGCAAGTTTGTGGTATTTTAGTTGGTGAGAGGGTTGACGAGGTAAAGGATAATGTTTTTCATGTTTCAAGCAGGATAAATTCAACATTTGGCGGGAATTTGACGGATATGGTTCGGTTTGCGAGGATTCTTGAGGTAATTCATGAGGAAAATTTGATTGAGAATGCGAGAGTTGTCGGTGAACACCTCTTGAAAAAGTTAACTGAATTACAGGAGGAATTTCCTGAAATTATCTCAAACGCCCGAGGTCGTGGATTGATGTGTGCTTTTGATTTGCCCGACGCCGAATTTAGGAAGAAGTTTTTGAAGAAAGTTTATGAAAATGGCGCTGTAATGATCGGCTGCGGTGAAAGGTCAATAAGGTTCAGACCACCGTTAACAATCACAAAAGAAGAGGTTGACGAAGGTATTGAGATAATAAGAAAGTCGTTGTATGATTTAAGAGATTAGTTCTTAACACGACAAGTAATCAAGATGTCATTAACAGGGAAATCTTGAAAAATAGATAGAGTGGTGGTTTTGTAAATTCTTGGTAAGGGGTTTGCTTGTTGTTTTTTAAGTTTTTATATTTACTCAAGCGATTTTGTGAAGGTGAAAGCTCCTGAAAAAGTCTAAATTCAAAAACTAATTTGAGGGAATTATCATGGATGAGATCAAAAAAAGATCTGTGGGGGCTTTAGGTGCCCTTGATGAGGAAACTTTATCTGCAGATAAATCTTTGGAAAGGGGTTTGAAGTTTAAAAGATTTTTTACTAAGCCGAATGTTCATCCGTTTGATGAGATTGTGTGGGAGAAAAGAGATGCGGTGATAACGAATGAGAAAGGTGAAGTTGTCTTTGAGCAAAAAGGAGTTGAAGTTCCAGCATCATGGTCAATGCTTGCAACGAATATAGTTGTGTCAAAATATTTTCACGGTCAAGTTGGAACTCCCGAAAGGGAGTATAGCGTAAAGCAATTGATTGAAAGGGTTGCGAGGACGATAACGAATTGGGGAATTAAAGATGGATATTTTGCAGGTAATGAAGATGCGGATGTTTTTTATAACGAGCTTGTTTACTTGCTTGTGAATCAATATGCCTCTTTTAATTCGCCTGTATGGTTTAATGTTGGAGTTGAAGAAAAGCCACAGGCATCAGCTTGTTTTATAAATTCGGTTCAAGATACGATGGAATCAATACTTGAACTTGCGAAAACCGAAGGTATGCTTTTTAAGTATGGATCTGGCACAGGGACGAACTTTTCAACGCTTCGTTCATCAAAGGAGAAGCTTTCGGGTGGTGGGGTTGCAAGTGGTCCTGTTTCGTTTATGCGGGGTTTTGATGCTTTTGCAGGTGTTATAAAAAGCGGTGGGAAGACAAGAAGGGCAGCAAAGATGGTTATACTCAATGTTGATCACCCTGACATAATTGATTTCATAAAGTCAAAAGCGGAGGAAGAGAAAAAAGCCCATATTTTGATAAAGGCGGGATATGATCCTGGTTTTAATGTCCCTGGTGGAGCGTATGATTCGGTTCAATTTCAAAATGCAAATCATTCTGTTAGGGTAACGGATGAGTTTATGAAGGCGGTTTTGGAAGATGGGGAGTGGCATACAAGATATGTCACAACAGGTGAGATATGCGATACTTACAAGGCGAGAGATATAATGCGAATGATAGCCGAGGCAGCGTGGCTATGTGGTGATCCGGGAATGCAGTTTGATACAACAATTAACAGTTGGCATACATGCCCGAATACAGGCAGGATAAATGCAAGCAATCCATGTTCCGAGTTTATGTTTCTTGACGATACAGCGTGCAATCTTGCATCTTTGAATTTGATGAAGTTTAGAAAAGAAGATGGAACTTTTGATGTTAAAGCGTTTTGCCATGCGGTTGATATTATGATAACCGCTCAGGAGATTATAGTTGATAATGCGGGTTATCCGACGAAGGCGATTGAGAGAAACAGTCATGATTATAGACCACTTGGACTTGGCTATGCAAATCTTGGGGCTTTGCTTATGTCGCTTGGGCTTCCATATGATAGTGAGCCTGCGCGAGCTTATGCCGCAGTGATAACTGCAATTATGACGGGTGAAGCATATAAACAGTCAGCTTTAATTGCAAAGGAAATGGGACCTTTTAGGGGGTTTGAACTTAATAGGGAACCGATGCTCGGTGTGATAAGGAAGCATATGTCTTATATTGATAAAATTGATAAAAACTTTATTCCAAAGGAATTGTATGAAACTGCGAGAAGAGTTTGGGGCGAAGCCTATGAACTTGGACAAAAGTATGGATATAGAAATTCACAGGTTACAGTTATTGCGCCAACCGGGACAATTGGTTTTATGATGGATTGCGATACAACGGGAATTGAACCTGATATCGCTCTTGTTAAGTACAAAAAACTTGTCGGTGGTGGATTTCTTAAGATTGTAAATAATACTGTGCCACTTGCTTTGAAAAAGCTTGGATATGATGAAAAGCAGATAAAGGAAATAGTTGATTACATTGATAAAAACGATACGATTGAGGGAGCTCCACATTTGAGACCTGAGCATTTACCGGTATTTGATTGCGCATTTAAACCGGCGAAGGGACAGAGGTTCATTCATTATATGGGTCATGTTAAGATGATGGCAGCAGTTCAGCCGTTTATATCTGGGGCGATTTCAAAGACCGTTAATATGCCAAATGATGTAACTGTTGATGATGTTATGCAATTATATATTGATGCATGGAAGATGGGTTTGAAGGCAATAGCAATTTACCGAGATGGGAGCAAATGGACGCAACCACTTTCAACAAGTGTTGATGATAAAAAATCCGTTTCAGCTGAGGAGGAAAAGAAAGTTGAATTTAAGCCCGTGCGCCGTCGTCTCCCGGATGAAAGGAAATCAATCACACATAAATTTAGTGTCGCTGGTCATGAAGGATACATAACTGTTGGGATGTATCCTGATGGAACACCTGGTGAAATTTTTATAACGATGAGCAAAGAGGGTTCAACATTGAGTGGGTTGATGGACGCGTTTGCAACTGCAATTTCGCTTGCACTTCAATATGGAGTTCCATTGAAGGTTCTCGTTGAT is a window from the Candidatus Kryptobacter tengchongensis genome containing:
- a CDS encoding Glycosyltransferase involved in cell wall bisynthesis, with product MRFDLLYVISTISWGGLEMNVLKLIRKMLEKGYSLTVACNPKGRFYHEINKTLNESWKQIDIIGLGDGFFENLKIFLNVLRKKNFDIIHIFRSSDVKLISLALSLFRGEAKMVFDPQIGIGVKKKDLFHRFIYKKIKTVIAPSEDVASGILKNLPIGKDKLKIIHLGIDVEKFSFKEDVRERVRKEFGFNDDEIVIGVVSRFSPGKGHEELFKAFKILAGEFENVRLLIIGEPTVGELDYFKKLRKLQDELGIGDKTIWAGFRRDVYDVLCGVDIFVAPSHAEAFGLSLVEAMSTQLPVVATRNAGFLDIISDGENGLFFEKGDYNDLAEKIKLLMENKELAKRLGKKARETVCEKFSFERYIGEIESLYFELKQTEVRNVQHSKS
- a CDS encoding nicotinate phosphoribosyltransferase, with the translated sequence MFNIANPEDIKAGKVTDIYFERAINVLRAKGINKYVKVEFVVKKFPGNYQWGVFAGLDEVLTLLEGLPVTVKAMPEGTVFRANEPVMTIEGMYLDFAVYETAILGLICQASGIATKSARCKLAAGDKIVVHFGARRMHPAITPMIDRSSYIGGCDGVATPIGAELLGIQASGTMPHALILLFGDTLEAVKAFDEIIDPKVPRIALIDTFADEKFEAVRIAEALGNKLYGVRLDTPSSRRGNFLAILKEVRWELDIRGFENVKIFVSGGIDEEIIKQLNEVVDAYGVGTTISSAPVLDFAMDIVEIEGRPIAKRGKLSGEKQVYVNEKTGERIVLPANKKFNDEEFKPLLEKVIENGKILKPPKKPSEIREYVLRQIKNLTL
- a CDS encoding Tetratricopeptide repeat-containing protein, producing the protein MKKILLVLIVILQTLTFPQDQKAQRIGQAEFFIANGEIEKAIKIYNELFNSEPNDFKIAKRLAELYLWTENVPGAINVYETLLKNGVSDHETLTKLAQWYLWDGRQTDAISIYERLVQMYPDSISFYKTLAKLYIWNNRATDAVTIYEKIIERDPYDYETMAQLAQQYVWHEQQLKAIPLYRKLVNIFPDSSNYHWLLCQLLVWNNKNDEARTEIKRFLRKFSNHKEALELAIHLHYYSGEWDEAKNYAERLLEVEPENQIARKIIAEIKENYSSYVIGEMKWFRDTNKLRKITYPFESKIFINRFWEISLNLEKVEIFDGRIEEISNGYGGIFQTRYNLKRGNYFEIGVGMFRYPQGSFPVWKFTLNLNLFDRIYPQFSYRRGENREGVRAISEKITIDNFTLTVYNQIFSLLGFSLLFDYGIYSDGNIKRTFGSYFNFTISRKNPKILLVGFYAFEDFDSVYVNSLPYWTPNNLSTYWGEINIEQDILAGFMLGVAGAVAKNPKYPTSLNYRVYGKFILGRFEFYSQYEKYGSAVYNYRFFRVYAKFRI
- a CDS encoding L-lysine 6-transaminase, whose translation is MLVKISPTEVHTRLSKHILVDGFEMVLDLKNSQGRRLVDAKTGRAYLDLFSFFASSALGMNHPKLLEKDFLEKLTLVAINKPTLSDIYPAEYAEFVETFFNLAVPDYFKYAFFIEGGAPAVENALKVAFDWKMQKNLERGFYKSVEDESKMVVIHFRQAFHGRLGYTLSLTNTDPIKHKYFPKFKWPRIHNPAIKFPLTEENLKKVQEEERVALNQIKDAIKEYGHNIAALIIEPIQAEGGDNHFRKEFLVALREICDENEIMYIMDEVQTGVGLTGKMWGHEHFVKPDIISFGKKTQVCGILVGERVDEVKDNVFHVSSRINSTFGGNLTDMVRFARILEVIHEENLIENARVVGEHLLKKLTELQEEFPEIISNARGRGLMCAFDLPDAEFRKKFLKKVYENGAVMIGCGERSIRFRPPLTITKEEVDEGIEIIRKSLYDLRD
- a CDS encoding ribonucleoside-diphosphate reductase class II produces the protein MDEIKKRSVGALGALDEETLSADKSLERGLKFKRFFTKPNVHPFDEIVWEKRDAVITNEKGEVVFEQKGVEVPASWSMLATNIVVSKYFHGQVGTPEREYSVKQLIERVARTITNWGIKDGYFAGNEDADVFYNELVYLLVNQYASFNSPVWFNVGVEEKPQASACFINSVQDTMESILELAKTEGMLFKYGSGTGTNFSTLRSSKEKLSGGGVASGPVSFMRGFDAFAGVIKSGGKTRRAAKMVILNVDHPDIIDFIKSKAEEEKKAHILIKAGYDPGFNVPGGAYDSVQFQNANHSVRVTDEFMKAVLEDGEWHTRYVTTGEICDTYKARDIMRMIAEAAWLCGDPGMQFDTTINSWHTCPNTGRINASNPCSEFMFLDDTACNLASLNLMKFRKEDGTFDVKAFCHAVDIMITAQEIIVDNAGYPTKAIERNSHDYRPLGLGYANLGALLMSLGLPYDSEPARAYAAVITAIMTGEAYKQSALIAKEMGPFRGFELNREPMLGVIRKHMSYIDKIDKNFIPKELYETARRVWGEAYELGQKYGYRNSQVTVIAPTGTIGFMMDCDTTGIEPDIALVKYKKLVGGGFLKIVNNTVPLALKKLGYDEKQIKEIVDYIDKNDTIEGAPHLRPEHLPVFDCAFKPAKGQRFIHYMGHVKMMAAVQPFISGAISKTVNMPNDVTVDDVMQLYIDAWKMGLKAIAIYRDGSKWTQPLSTSVDDKKSVSAEEEKKVEFKPVRRRLPDERKSITHKFSVAGHEGYITVGMYPDGTPGEIFITMSKEGSTLSGLMDAFATAISLALQYGVPLKVLVDKFSHMRFEPSGFTNNPDIPIAKSIIDYIFRWLGKKFLTPDEQPSNVDYTDILNGIYSSQVEKVGLRSEAIEKYEKQIFESQSDAPPCPSCGTIMQRAGSCYVCPNCGSTSGCS